From the genome of Muricauda sp. SCSIO 64092, one region includes:
- a CDS encoding fibronectin type III domain-containing protein: MKRYLVIWSIVLLIGCSSDVDLLNEVLSPIAVSLVFPEDNSLCTTGIVLSDTESEVTFEWTQSENADSYRVVLINLETNETDTFTAETNSLDIRLLRSTPYSWYVTSVLESSDNTSDSAIASFYNAGPGLSSYAPFPATDPSPQQNAQLPSNTTTITLEWQSSDLDGDIATYDVFFGTTNPPGPFAQELTSNSLENIDVTSGTQYFWRVLTRDAQGNQSNSQIFSFEVTVN, from the coding sequence ATGAAGCGGTATCTGGTCATATGGTCCATTGTACTACTGATCGGTTGTAGTAGTGATGTTGATTTACTTAACGAGGTGTTATCCCCAATTGCCGTAAGTCTTGTTTTTCCCGAAGACAACTCATTATGTACTACGGGTATTGTTTTATCTGATACGGAAAGTGAGGTGACCTTTGAGTGGACACAATCGGAAAATGCGGATAGTTACAGGGTAGTCCTGATCAATCTGGAAACCAATGAAACGGATACCTTCACTGCAGAAACAAATTCTTTGGACATACGATTGTTAAGAAGCACACCTTATAGTTGGTATGTAACTTCAGTTTTAGAGTCCAGTGACAACACTTCGGACAGTGCCATTGCCTCATTTTACAATGCCGGGCCAGGGTTATCATCATATGCGCCCTTTCCCGCAACCGATCCGTCCCCACAACAAAACGCCCAATTACCTTCCAATACAACCACAATAACCCTGGAATGGCAATCCAGCGATTTGGATGGTGATATTGCTACGTATGATGTTTTCTTTGGCACTACTAATCCACCTGGACCCTTTGCACAGGAACTGACGTCCAATTCATTGGAAAATATTGATGTTACATCAGGTACACAATATTTTTGGAGGGTTCTGACCAGGGATGCACAAGGGAATCAATCCAACTCCCAAATTTTCTCCTTTGAGGTGACCGTTAATTGA
- a CDS encoding efflux RND transporter periplasmic adaptor subunit, with the protein MKKWGIYAALVFGGLLLGYFFFGTNDTTESKTDDIVQSMGKWTCSMHPHVKGEEGGTCPLCAMDLTFMEESVTASSDFQFEMNEDALALANIQTTVIGAMNANVASIKLSGVITTNQQTDAVQTTLFEGRIDALYPNYVGKRVWKGQEIGKVYSPELYLAQDKLLTSENYRGTHPKLFNAARYSMGLWKMTDEQIDKVLASGKPMMNFPLYSDVTGTVTKVLGKEGNYYDEGTPLFKVSNLNSVWAVFDLYEDQMAMLGEGQEVEISIAAIHGKNRTGKISFIEPILQEDKRTGSVRVVLDNKNGQLKPGMFVEAVVQTPLNLNPNSVIVPKTAVLWTGKRSIVYKKPFLDKPIFEMTEVSLGQSLQNGYVVQSGLEIGDEVVVNGTFTIDAAAQLNGRPSMMSKDSHFGNSKHETDQKEIRDIKVMGAIPIQDNVTLEFMGHYFDLKDALVETNFERSKSEVDELSSSLRKYKEKGTMQPGFWTNIEKGLALLSSAEDIESLRKHFKPFSRELIALVKKGKLDQATIYVQFCPMADNHKGAFWMSLQEEIRNPYFGDKMLICGVVKEKIN; encoded by the coding sequence ATGAAAAAATGGGGTATTTATGCAGCATTGGTTTTTGGAGGGCTTTTATTGGGCTATTTTTTCTTCGGAACCAATGATACCACCGAGAGCAAGACCGACGACATTGTCCAAAGTATGGGTAAATGGACTTGCTCAATGCATCCCCATGTGAAGGGGGAAGAAGGCGGGACCTGTCCGCTCTGCGCAATGGATTTAACATTCATGGAAGAATCGGTTACAGCATCTTCCGATTTCCAGTTTGAAATGAATGAAGATGCTCTTGCTTTGGCAAATATCCAAACTACGGTAATAGGGGCCATGAATGCCAACGTTGCATCCATTAAACTTTCGGGTGTCATTACAACCAATCAACAGACCGATGCGGTACAGACCACTTTGTTCGAAGGTAGAATTGATGCCCTTTACCCAAATTATGTAGGGAAAAGGGTATGGAAAGGCCAGGAAATTGGAAAGGTTTATTCCCCAGAGCTTTATTTGGCACAGGATAAATTACTTACATCAGAGAATTATCGAGGGACGCACCCTAAGCTGTTCAATGCCGCCAGATATTCCATGGGACTTTGGAAAATGACGGATGAGCAGATTGATAAAGTGTTGGCCAGTGGAAAGCCGATGATGAATTTTCCCTTGTACTCGGATGTTACGGGCACGGTGACCAAAGTTTTGGGAAAAGAGGGCAATTATTACGACGAGGGAACACCACTTTTTAAAGTATCAAATCTAAACTCCGTATGGGCCGTTTTCGATCTCTATGAGGACCAAATGGCCATGCTGGGCGAGGGACAGGAAGTTGAGATTTCCATAGCGGCCATTCACGGAAAAAATAGAACGGGTAAAATTTCTTTTATTGAGCCAATATTGCAAGAAGACAAGCGTACGGGCTCAGTAAGGGTGGTTCTTGATAACAAAAATGGGCAATTGAAGCCGGGAATGTTTGTGGAAGCTGTAGTGCAAACCCCCTTAAATTTAAACCCCAATAGCGTGATTGTGCCAAAAACGGCAGTTTTATGGACTGGAAAACGCTCCATAGTGTATAAAAAGCCATTTTTGGACAAGCCTATTTTTGAAATGACTGAGGTAAGTTTGGGACAAAGCCTACAAAATGGTTACGTGGTTCAGTCCGGTCTGGAAATAGGGGACGAGGTTGTAGTGAACGGGACGTTTACCATAGATGCAGCGGCACAACTTAACGGCAGGCCATCAATGATGTCAAAAGATTCCCATTTTGGGAATTCGAAACATGAAACCGATCAAAAGGAAATAAGGGATATCAAGGTCATGGGGGCAATCCCTATTCAAGATAACGTTACCTTGGAATTTATGGGACATTATTTTGATTTGAAGGACGCTTTGGTGGAAACCAACTTTGAACGGTCAAAAAGTGAAGTGGATGAATTAAGTTCTTCTTTAAGGAAATATAAGGAAAAGGGCACGATGCAACCTGGTTTCTGGACCAATATTGAGAAAGGACTCGCATTGTTGTCCTCTGCCGAGGATATTGAATCCTTACGCAAACACTTTAAACCCTTTTCACGGGAATTGATTGCTTTAGTGAAAAAAGGGAAATTGGACCAAGCAACGATTTATGTCCAATTTTGTCCTATGGCGGATAATCATAAAGGGGCTTTTTGGATGAGTCTTCAAGAGGAAATAAGAAATCCCTATTTTGGAGATAAGATGTTGATATGTGGAGTGGTAAAAGAAAAAATCAATTAA
- a CDS encoding efflux RND transporter permease subunit — MIEKITGFLIKNKFLAYLAIVLIILFGSITSPFDLGFGFLPQKVIAVDAIPNIGENQQIIYTTWEGQSPRDIEDQITYPLTSNLLGMAGVKSIRSNSMYGFSSVYIIFEDDIGFYWSRFRVLEKLNSLPRDLLPENVQPKLGPDATALGQLYWYTLEGRDKNGKVTGGWDLAELRSIQDFYVKNALVATQGVAEVASIGGFVKEYQIDVNPELLKQYGISLRQVVDAVRASNRDVGAQTLEINRAEYFVRGLGYITSVEDIESTSIVSNNFTSITIGDIAKVSLGPATRRGILDKGGAEVVGGVVTARYGTNPMEVLQNLQDQIAIISTGLPKKELNDGRISQLTIVPFYDRSKLIKETLNTLEDALLFEILIAILVVVVMLRNFRISILVSGLMPLAVLTVFITMKLFNVEANIVALSGIAIAIGTMVDMGIVLTESIVRHQKDVPNNNLETNIKDASKEVSGAIFTAGLTTIVSFVPVFALTGAEGKLFSPLAFTKTVALFASIGIALFAIPPIAASLLRKKLPWGNAIPWIVVLLGFVSSFFGTYLGLFLIFFGVVELLHQHEKITLRTRKRTVLIGTLTVILILLTIYWRPLGIGNNLFANGLFIAFLVILVLAPFWYFINKYERILRWVLNNKGLSLSVPIVLLVLGISIMLFSQKEFMPTLDEGEFLLMPTSLPHSGISENNEILKKLDMAVMTIPEIEYVVGKAGRVESALDPAPLSMYENLISYKPEYILDDDGRPERFETDVNGNFITKSGAAIPSGTRINKIDLVANDYGDYYRNWRPHIKGPEDIWNEIVKVTKLPGVTSAPQLQPIETRLVMLQTGMRSNLGVKVKGLDLESVEAFALILEKELKLLEGVIPESVFADRMVGKPYLLLDIDRAKIARYGLQIDDIQETLEIAVGGKVLSHTSEGRERYGVRIRYPRELRATPEDFKSIYITLPNGNSIPISEFVEVKYEQGPQSIKSEDGFLVSYVIFDKTDNISEVSIVQKAQKAIVSKLASGEITVPSGVNYEFSGTFEHHLRSQKTLAFVIPLVLVIIFLLLYLQFRSVSIAFMVFSGVAVAFAGGFIMIWLYGQPWFMDFNLGSKNIRDLFQMGTVNLSVAVWVGFIALFGIATDDGVIMATYLKQSFNKLSANDVPTIHEAIVQAGKKRIRPCLMTTATTILALLPILTSSGKGSSIMVPMAIPAFGGMLVALITLFVVPLLFCWQKEILLKKQ, encoded by the coding sequence ATGATTGAAAAAATAACCGGTTTTCTTATTAAAAACAAGTTTTTGGCCTATTTGGCCATCGTCTTGATCATCTTGTTCGGTAGTATTACCTCACCCTTTGATCTGGGATTTGGGTTTTTACCCCAAAAAGTGATTGCCGTAGATGCGATACCAAACATTGGCGAAAACCAACAGATAATATATACCACTTGGGAGGGACAATCCCCACGGGACATTGAGGACCAAATTACGTATCCCCTTACCTCAAATTTACTGGGAATGGCAGGTGTAAAATCCATAAGGAGCAATTCCATGTACGGGTTTTCCAGTGTCTACATCATTTTTGAAGATGATATAGGGTTTTATTGGTCCAGATTCCGAGTCTTGGAAAAATTGAATTCATTGCCTCGAGACCTGTTGCCAGAGAATGTGCAACCAAAATTGGGTCCTGATGCTACCGCCCTTGGACAGCTCTATTGGTATACCTTGGAGGGTAGGGATAAAAATGGCAAGGTAACAGGGGGTTGGGATTTAGCGGAATTACGAAGCATACAGGATTTTTATGTCAAGAATGCCTTAGTGGCAACCCAGGGGGTTGCAGAGGTAGCTTCCATTGGTGGGTTTGTCAAGGAATATCAAATTGATGTCAATCCTGAGCTTTTAAAACAATATGGAATTTCATTAAGACAGGTCGTTGACGCCGTGAGGGCCAGCAACCGCGATGTTGGTGCACAGACCTTGGAAATAAATCGGGCAGAATATTTTGTAAGGGGACTGGGATATATAACTTCTGTGGAAGATATTGAAAGTACAAGCATTGTTTCCAACAACTTTACATCAATTACCATTGGGGATATTGCCAAAGTTAGCCTTGGCCCTGCAACACGAAGGGGAATTTTGGATAAAGGAGGGGCTGAGGTTGTGGGCGGTGTTGTGACGGCTCGTTATGGGACCAATCCAATGGAAGTCCTACAGAACCTACAGGACCAAATTGCAATAATAAGTACGGGACTTCCTAAAAAAGAGCTAAATGATGGGCGAATATCCCAACTCACCATTGTGCCTTTTTACGACCGTTCAAAACTTATCAAGGAGACACTGAATACGCTTGAGGATGCATTATTGTTTGAAATTCTTATTGCCATCCTTGTTGTTGTTGTTATGTTAAGGAATTTCAGAATATCCATTTTGGTTTCCGGACTTATGCCCTTGGCTGTACTTACCGTTTTTATTACAATGAAACTCTTTAATGTAGAGGCCAATATTGTTGCGCTTTCCGGTATAGCCATTGCCATTGGTACCATGGTGGATATGGGGATTGTATTAACCGAAAGCATAGTAAGGCACCAAAAGGACGTTCCCAATAACAATTTGGAAACGAATATAAAAGATGCATCAAAAGAAGTGTCTGGAGCAATATTTACTGCTGGCTTAACCACAATTGTGAGCTTTGTTCCCGTTTTTGCACTTACCGGGGCAGAGGGCAAATTATTTTCGCCATTGGCGTTTACCAAGACAGTTGCGCTTTTTGCTTCTATTGGAATTGCATTGTTTGCGATTCCACCCATTGCCGCATCACTTTTAAGGAAGAAACTCCCCTGGGGAAATGCCATTCCATGGATAGTTGTCCTCCTTGGTTTTGTTTCCAGCTTTTTTGGAACCTATTTGGGACTTTTTCTCATTTTTTTTGGTGTGGTAGAGCTATTGCACCAACATGAAAAGATAACATTGCGGACCAGAAAAAGAACTGTATTGATTGGTACACTAACGGTAATTTTAATTCTACTTACAATATATTGGCGGCCTTTGGGAATTGGAAACAATTTGTTTGCCAATGGTCTTTTTATAGCATTTTTGGTCATATTGGTTTTAGCACCATTTTGGTATTTTATTAATAAATATGAGAGGATATTGCGGTGGGTACTTAACAACAAGGGCCTAAGCCTCAGCGTCCCAATAGTACTTCTGGTTTTAGGTATTTCAATCATGCTATTTTCCCAGAAGGAATTCATGCCAACCTTGGATGAGGGGGAATTTTTGTTGATGCCCACTTCGCTTCCCCATTCAGGAATTTCAGAGAACAACGAAATACTCAAAAAGTTGGACATGGCGGTTATGACCATCCCGGAAATTGAGTACGTTGTGGGAAAGGCAGGTCGTGTAGAGTCTGCTTTGGACCCTGCTCCTCTTTCCATGTACGAGAACCTCATTTCATATAAGCCAGAGTATATTTTGGATGATGATGGAAGACCGGAACGTTTTGAAACGGACGTGAATGGTAATTTCATCACAAAATCCGGGGCCGCCATTCCCTCAGGAACAAGGATCAATAAGATCGATTTGGTAGCTAATGATTACGGAGACTATTATCGGAACTGGCGCCCACATATTAAGGGGCCAGAGGATATTTGGAATGAAATTGTAAAAGTTACCAAACTTCCTGGGGTAACATCAGCCCCTCAATTGCAGCCAATTGAGACGCGTTTGGTGATGTTACAGACCGGAATGCGCTCAAATTTGGGAGTGAAAGTAAAGGGATTGGATTTGGAGAGTGTTGAAGCATTTGCCCTCATCTTGGAAAAGGAACTAAAACTATTGGAAGGAGTTATTCCAGAGTCCGTCTTCGCCGATAGGATGGTGGGGAAGCCTTATTTGTTGTTGGACATCGATAGGGCAAAAATAGCCCGTTATGGTCTGCAAATCGACGATATTCAGGAAACTTTGGAGATTGCCGTTGGGGGAAAGGTGCTATCGCACACCAGTGAGGGGAGGGAACGGTATGGTGTTCGCATTCGCTATCCGAGGGAGTTAAGGGCTACACCTGAGGATTTTAAATCCATATATATCACACTCCCCAACGGAAACTCCATACCCATATCAGAATTTGTTGAGGTGAAGTACGAACAAGGTCCACAAAGTATTAAAAGTGAAGATGGTTTTTTGGTAAGCTATGTAATCTTTGATAAAACCGACAATATTTCCGAAGTATCAATAGTTCAAAAGGCCCAGAAAGCTATAGTTTCAAAATTGGCTTCCGGCGAAATTACGGTTCCTTCCGGGGTCAACTACGAATTTAGCGGAACTTTTGAGCACCATTTAAGGTCCCAAAAGACCTTGGCATTTGTAATTCCATTGGTATTGGTTATCATTTTTCTATTGTTATACCTTCAATTTCGATCCGTTTCCATTGCGTTCATGGTATTTTCTGGGGTTGCCGTGGCATTTGCCGGAGGTTTTATTATGATATGGCTATATGGACAGCCATGGTTCATGGATTTTAACCTGGGTTCCAAAAACATTAGGGATTTGTTCCAAATGGGCACGGTGAACCTGAGTGTTGCCGTATGGGTAGGGTTCATTGCGCTTTTTGGTATTGCCACGGATGATGGGGTAATAATGGCGACCTATCTAAAACAGTCTTTTAATAAATTATCCGCCAATGATGTCCCTACCATTCATGAGGCTATTGTACAGGCAGGTAAGAAAAGAATTCGCCCTTGCCTAATGACCACAGCGACCACTATTTTGGCGCTTTTACCTATTTTGACATCTTCCGGTAAAGGGAGCAGTATAATGGTTCCAATGGCCATTCCTGCATTTGGGGGGATGTTGGTCGCATTGATTACGTTGTTTGTCGTACCCTTGCTATTTTGTTGGCAAAAAGAAATACTTTTGAAGAAGCAATAA
- a CDS encoding OmpA family protein, producing MRIPKSIVCFAFLLSFQLGFTQDLALTKKDSIVQSAWILGIGFNVVDDSGDEFGEIFDISDSWNAVPFPSRLSIGRYFKNGLGLEAIGSYNRYNEGKIIDGVLNTEDIDYYAIDFRVSYDLNQILGETGWFDPYVGIGAGYTDANNQGRGTYNASVGFRTWFSDRFGLDFNSTGKWAMSTENATNHIQHAAGAVYRFGIEKGLSKKGEEKLARMQEMEKEQQRIQDSIAAAQRAEQEARLLAERLEREEESRLAEKEKALLDAEKNAKRKRLEEMITALGYVYFDLNSSYLNKKDKELLDELIIILEENPTLVLEVSSHTDARGTDEYNLWLSKRRVKRTVDYFSSNGIGSERIVSKALGEEKLTNECDDRVYCTEEKHGKNRRSEFKILEF from the coding sequence ATGAGGATACCCAAATCTATAGTGTGCTTTGCATTCTTACTTTCTTTCCAACTTGGGTTTACCCAGGATTTAGCATTGACCAAAAAAGATAGCATTGTTCAGAGTGCCTGGATTTTGGGCATTGGCTTCAATGTTGTTGACGATTCAGGTGATGAATTTGGGGAAATATTTGATATTTCCGATAGTTGGAACGCAGTTCCTTTCCCCTCCCGTTTGAGCATAGGGAGATACTTTAAGAATGGTTTGGGCCTGGAGGCCATTGGGAGTTACAACAGATATAACGAAGGTAAAATCATTGATGGGGTTTTAAACACTGAGGATATTGATTACTATGCCATTGATTTTAGGGTGAGCTATGATTTGAACCAAATACTGGGTGAAACCGGCTGGTTTGACCCCTATGTGGGCATTGGCGCAGGGTATACGGATGCCAATAACCAGGGAAGGGGTACCTATAATGCATCGGTTGGTTTTAGGACTTGGTTTTCCGATAGGTTCGGTTTGGATTTCAATTCCACTGGAAAATGGGCGATGAGCACGGAAAACGCCACCAATCATATACAACATGCTGCTGGGGCCGTATATCGATTTGGTATTGAAAAGGGCCTTTCGAAAAAAGGTGAGGAAAAACTGGCACGGATGCAGGAAATGGAGAAGGAGCAACAACGTATCCAAGATTCCATAGCAGCCGCGCAAAGGGCCGAACAAGAGGCAAGACTTTTGGCAGAACGTTTGGAACGTGAAGAGGAATCCAGGTTGGCCGAAAAGGAGAAAGCCTTACTGGACGCTGAAAAAAACGCCAAGCGCAAAAGGTTGGAAGAGATGATTACGGCCTTGGGATATGTTTATTTTGATTTAAACTCCTCATACCTCAATAAAAAAGATAAAGAACTACTGGATGAATTGATTATCATCCTTGAAGAAAACCCGACTTTGGTACTTGAAGTCAGTTCCCATACCGATGCCAGAGGAACAGATGAATACAATCTATGGTTGTCCAAACGCAGGGTAAAACGTACAGTGGACTATTTCTCCTCCAATGGGATTGGGAGCGAAAGGATAGTCAGTAAGGCTCTTGGCGAAGAAAAGCTGACCAATGAATGTGATGACAGAGTATACTGTACCGAGGAAAAGCATGGAAAAAACAGACGATCCGAATTTAAAATTCTAGAGTTCTAA
- the bshA gene encoding N-acetyl-alpha-D-glucosaminyl L-malate synthase BshA, which produces MKIAIVCYPTFGGSGVVATELGIALAERGHEIHFVTYQQPVRLGLLSNNIHFHEVHVPEYPLFRYQPYELALSSKLVDTIKHYGIELLHVHYAIPHAYAGYMAKKMLKEEDIYIPMVTTLHGTDITLVGNHPFYKPAVTFSINKSDVVTSVSQDLKQKTLKIFDVENEIEVIPNFIDPKKYSSAFTDCQRSLMASDDEKIITHISNFRKVKRIEDVIAIFYQVQREIPSKLIMVGEGPEKERAELQCEQLGLEERVLFLGNSNEIDRILCFSDLFLLPSETESFGLAALEAMANKVAIISSNAGGIPEVNKHGVSGFLSDVGNVDEMAKNAIHLLGNDQRLEKFKTNAKNLSKEFEIQNILPLYEDVYEKAYKSRYKNSY; this is translated from the coding sequence ATGAAAATTGCGATTGTATGTTATCCCACTTTTGGTGGGAGTGGTGTAGTGGCCACGGAATTGGGGATTGCTTTGGCGGAGAGGGGCCATGAAATCCATTTTGTGACCTATCAACAGCCCGTAAGATTGGGGTTGTTGAGCAATAACATCCATTTTCATGAAGTTCATGTTCCAGAGTATCCGCTTTTTCGGTACCAACCCTATGAGCTTGCACTATCAAGTAAATTGGTGGATACCATTAAGCATTATGGCATTGAGCTATTGCACGTTCATTATGCCATACCACATGCGTATGCGGGCTATATGGCCAAAAAAATGTTGAAGGAAGAGGATATTTACATCCCCATGGTCACCACTTTACACGGTACCGATATTACACTGGTGGGCAACCATCCCTTTTATAAACCTGCAGTAACCTTCAGCATCAATAAATCCGACGTGGTCACTTCCGTTTCCCAGGATTTAAAACAGAAAACCTTAAAAATATTTGATGTTGAAAATGAAATTGAGGTGATTCCCAATTTTATTGATCCAAAAAAGTACAGTAGTGCGTTTACCGATTGCCAGCGGTCGCTCATGGCTTCGGATGATGAGAAGATAATTACCCATATCAGTAATTTTCGAAAAGTGAAGCGGATTGAGGATGTAATAGCCATCTTTTATCAGGTCCAGCGGGAGATTCCCTCCAAACTGATCATGGTCGGAGAAGGACCCGAGAAGGAACGGGCAGAATTGCAGTGCGAACAATTGGGATTGGAGGAAAGAGTGCTGTTCTTGGGGAATAGCAACGAAATTGACAGGATTCTTTGTTTTTCCGACCTGTTCCTATTGCCTTCGGAAACGGAAAGTTTTGGTTTGGCGGCCTTGGAGGCCATGGCCAACAAAGTGGCCATCATTTCAAGTAATGCCGGGGGCATACCTGAAGTGAACAAACATGGGGTAAGCGGTTTTTTAAGTGATGTTGGGAACGTGGATGAAATGGCCAAAAATGCAATTCATCTTTTGGGTAACGATCAACGCTTGGAGAAATTTAAAACAAATGCCAAAAACCTTTCCAAAGAGTTTGAAATCCAGAATATTCTCCCACTTTACGAAGACGTTTACGAAAAGGCCTATAAATCCAGATATAAAAATTCGTATTGA